The following coding sequences lie in one Arabidopsis thaliana chromosome 3, partial sequence genomic window:
- the RDR6 gene encoding RNA-dependent RNA polymerase 6: protein MGSEGNMKKSVVTQVSIGGFGESTTAKQLTDYLEDEVGIVWRCRLKTSWTPPGSYPNFEIADTSNIPSIDEYKKVEPHAFVHFAVFESAGRAMDAAGQCNLILDGQPLKVSLGPKNPYSLNQRRRTTVPYKLAGITLEIGTLVSRDDFFVSWRAEGVDFLVDPFDNTCKFCFRKSTAFSFKDAVMHAVINCDYKLELLVRDIQTVRQYKTLHGFVLILQLASSPRVWYRTADDDIYDTVPGDLLDDDDPWIRTTDFTQVGAIGRCHSYRVLISPRYENKLRTALDYFRMRRVQEERVRWPPRIRNEPCFGEPVSDHFFCIHHKEGISFEIMFLVNSVLHRGVFNQFQLTERFFDLLRNQPKDVNIASLKHLCTYKRPVFDAYKRLKLVQEWIQKNPKLLGSHEQSEDISEIRRLVITPTRAYCLPPEVELSNRVLRRYKAVAERFLRVTFMDESMQTINSNVLSYFVAPIVKDLTSSSFSQKTYVFKRVKSILTDGFKLCGRKYSFLAFSANQLRDRSAWFFAEDGKTRVSDIKTWMGKFKDKNVAKCAARMGLCFSSTYATVDVMPHEVDTEVPDIERNGYVFSDGIGTITPDLADEVMEKLKLDVHYSPCAYQIRYAGFKGVVARWPSKSDGIRLALRDSMKKFFSKHTILEICSWTRFQPGFLNRQIITLLSVLGVPDEIFWDMQESMLYKLNRILDDTDVAFEVLTASCAEQGNTAAIMLSAGFKPKTEPHLRGMLSSVRIAQLWGLREKSRIFVTSGRWLMGCLDEAGILEHGQCFIQVSKPSIENCFSKHGSRFKETKTDLEVVKGYVAIAKNPCLHPGDVRILEAVDVPQLHHMYDCLIFPQKGDRPHTNEASGSDLDGDLYFVAWDQKLIPPNRKSYPAMHYDAAEEKSLGRAVNHQDIIDFFARNLANEQLGTICNAHVVHADRSEYGAMDEECLLLAELAATAVDFPKTGKIVSMPFHLKPKLYPDFMGKEDYQTYKSNKILGRLYRRVKEVYDEDAEASSEESTDPSAIPYDAVLEIPGFEDLIPEAWGHKCLYDGQLIGLLGQYKVQKEEEIVTGHIWSMPKYTSKKQGELKERLKHSYNSLKKEFRKVFEETIPDHENLSEEEKNILYEKKASAWYHVTYHPEWVKKSLELQDPDESSHAAMLSFAWIAADYLARIKIRSREMGSIDSAKPVDSLAKFLAQRL from the exons ATGGGGTCAGAGGGAAATATGAAGAAGTCGGTTGTGACACAAGTAAGCATTGGTGGATTTGGGGAATCCACTACTGCAAAACAACTCACAGATTACCTTGAAGATGAAGTAGGAATTGTTTGGCGTTGCAGATTAAAAACTTCGTGGACTCCTCCTGGGTCTTATCCTAATTTTGAAATCGCAGACACTTCAAATATCCCCAGTATTGATGAATATAAGAAAGTGGAGCCTCATGCCTTTGTCCATTTCGCAGTTTTTGAATCAGCTGGTCGTGCCATGGATGCTGCAGGGCAATGCAACCTCATCTTGGATGGCCAGCCGTTAAAAGTCAGTTTGGGTCCTAAGAATCCATATTCCCttaatcaaagaagaagaacgactGTACCTTATAAGTTGGCTGGTATTACACTTGAGATTGGGACATTGGTTTCTCgggatgatttttttgtttcttggagaGCTGAAGGGGTTGATTTCCTGGTGGATCCTTTTGACAACACGTGCaagttttgtttcagaaaGAGCACTGCCTTCTCTTTCAAGGATGCAGTGATGCATGCTGTGATCAATTGTGATTATAAGTTGGAGTTATTGGTGAGAGATATACAAACAGTCAGGCAGTATAAAACCTTGCATGGCTTTGTGCTTATTTTGCAGCTGGCTTCTTCACCCCGTGTCTGGTACAGAActgctgatgatgatatttACGATACTGTCCCTGGCGATCTcttggatgatgatgatccttGGATCCGTACCACTGATTTTACTCAAGTTGGGGCAATTGGTCGATGTCATTCATATCGAGTGCTCATATCTCCGCGGTATGAAAATAAACTGAGAACAGCCTTAGATTATTTTAGGATGCGGAGGGTGCAAGAGGAACGTGTGAGGTGGCCTCCCCGTATCCGTAATGAGCCTTGTTTTGGGGAGCCTGTGTCAGATCATTTCTTCTGCATTCATCACAAGGAAGGAATCTCTTTTGAGATCATGTTTCTAGTAAATTCGGTATTGCACAGGGGTGTCTTTAACCAGTTTCAGTTGACTGAGCGATTCTTTGATCTTCTAAGAAACCAACCCAAGGACGTCAATATAGCTTCTCTCAAGCATCTCTGTACCTATAAACGACCAGTTTTTGATGCGTACAAGAGGTTGAAGCTTGTTCAGGAATGGATTCAGAAAAATCCAAAGCTTTTAGGGAGTCATGAACAATCTGAGGATATCTCTGAGATCAGAAGACTAGTAATTACCCCAACCAGAGCCTATTGCCTACCCCCAGAAGTTGAGCTCTCCAACAGGGTACTCAGGAGATACAAAGCTGTTGCTGAAAGATTTTTGCGGGTAACTTTCATGGATGAAAGTATGCAGACCATAAATTCGAATGTTCTCTCTTACTTTGTTGCTCCTATTGTGAAGGATTTGACATCAAGTTCTTTCTCCCAGAAGACCtacgtttttaaaagagtGAAGAGCATATTAACCGATGGGTTTAAACTATGTGGTAGAAAATACAGTTTTCTAGCATTCTCAGCCAATCAACTGAGAGACCGCTCTGCATGGTTCTTTGCTGAAGACGGGAAAACACGTGTGTCAGATATAAAAACATGGATGGGGAAGTTCAAAGACAAGAATGTGGCAAAATGTGCTGCTAGGATGGGCCTGTGCTTCTCCTCCACATATGCCACTGTAGATGTCATGCCTCACGAGGTTGACACTGAGGTTCCAGATATTGAGAGAAATGGGTATGTTTTCTCTGACGGAATTGGTACAATCACACCTGACCTCGCTGACGAAGTAATGGAGAAACTTAAGTTGGATGTGCACTACAGCCCTTGTGCTTATCAGATACGTTACGCAGGTTTCAAAGGGGTTGTTGCTCGTTGGCCATCAAAAAGTGATGGAATCAGGCTAGCCCTTCGAGACAGTATGAAGAAGTTCTTTTCCAAACATACGATCTTGGAGATCTGTTCCTGGACGAGGTTTCAACCTGGGTTCTTAAATCGGCAGATAATTACCCTTCTATCCGTACTAGGTGTTCCGGATGAAATATTCTGGGATATGCAGGAATCCATGCTCTATAAACTGAACCGCATCCTTGATGATACAGATGTGGCATTTGAAGTTCTCACGGCATCATGTGCTGAACAGGGAAACACTGCAGCTATCATGCTTAGTGCAggtttcaaaccaaaaaccgAGCCGCATCTACGCGGGATGTTGTCTTCAGTCAGAATTGCACAACTCTGGGGTCTCAGAGAAAAATCTCGTATTTTTGTTACTTCAGGAAGGTGGCTAATGGGTTGCCTAGACGAAGCAGGGATACTTGAACATGGCCAATGCTTTATTCAAGTCTCTAAACCGTCTATAGAAAATTGTTTCTCCAAACATGGGTCTCGTTTTAAGGAGACAAAGACAGATCTGGAAGTAGTTAAAGGCTATGTAGCCATTGCTAAGAATCCTTGTCTTCACCCAGGGGATGTAAGGATTTTAGAAGCTGTTGATGTACCCCAGCTGCATCACATGTATGACTGCCTTATTTTCCCTCAGAAAGGTGATAGGCCGCATACAAACGAAGCTTCTGGCAGTGACCTTGACGGGGACCTGTACTTTGTGGCTTGGGATCAGAAACTCATCCCTCCCAACAGGAAAAGCTATCCGGCCATGCATTATGATGCAGCTGAAGAGAAGAGTTTAGGCCGTGCTGTCAACCACCAG GACATAATCGATTTCTTTGCAAGAAACTTGGCGAATGAGCAGTTGGGCACAATTTGCAATGCACACGTCGTTCATGCTGATAGAAGTGAGTATGGAGCCATGGACGAAGAATGTTTGCTACTGGCAGAACTAGCTGCCACTGCAGTTGATTTCCCAAAGACAGGGAAAATTGTGTCAATGCCCTTCcacctaaaaccaaaactctaCCCAGATTTCATGGGAAAAGAAGACTACCAAACTTACAAGTCGAACAAAATCTTGGGTCGGCTTTACAGACGGGTAAAAGAGGTTTATGATGAAGATGCAGAAGCTTCCTCAGAAGAAAGCACAGACCCAAGTGCCATCCCTTATGACGCTGTTCTTGAAATACCGGGATTTGAAGATTTGATCCCTGAGGCATGGGGTCACAAATGTTTGTACGACGGGCAACTCATTGGTCTTCTTGGGCAATACAAGGTGcagaaagaggaagagattgTGACGGGTCACATCTGGTCCATGCCCAAATACACAAGCAAGAAACAAGGCGAACTGAAAGAAAGACTGAAGCATTCTTATAATTCCCTTAAAAAGGAGTTCAGGAAAGTATTTGAGGAAACAATCCCTGACCATGAAAATCTCAGCGAGGAGGAAAAAAACATCTTGTATGAGAAGAAGGCTTCAGCTTGGTATCATGTAACTTACCATCCCGAGTGGGTGAAGAAGTCTTTAGAGCTGCAAGATCCAGATGAGTCCAGTCATGC